GTCGTTGTTCAAAGCAAACTTGCGTTGAAATCTACGTATTATGGTGGGTAATATTCCACCATAATACAATTTTTTTGATTTATATTTCACCCTACACTACTTTGGCTGAAATCAATTGATAGTAGAAGAATTCAATCAAATGAGTAAGAGAAAGAATTTTCGTAAAACGTGGCGGACGTTAACTGAGATTGGGCAAGAGTTTGGTGTTTCTGCAGTCAAATTTGGCAATCTTTTAAAACAATATGGACTCAGAGAAAAGGATGGAGAACCGACACAAACAGCAAAAGATAATGGATTTTTTGAAAAACTTGTTCCTAATGATGGCAAAGCTTATTACCTATGGCATCGCGATAAAACCGTTGAGTTTCTTGTCAGTCAAGGTGTTGAGAAAAGTGGTATTTCTGCAAAAGAAGCTTCAAAAACAACGGAAGCGAGAAAGCTTGCACGAGAATGGATCGAAGCTCAACGACTTGATGATGAAGGGTCAAAACTTGGCTATTTCATGGCTTGTGAGTTAGAACCTGAAATTAAGAAAATTGGTGTTGATTTGGTTCAAACACAATTGAAGAAACTTGGCTCTGAAATTGTTCTAAATTTTGATGACTAAAAAATACAAGTCAGTTCCATAAGCTCCATAATTAATTAAGATCGCATAAATTACCACTTGTTATCACCATGTCACACATATCTCAACCACGACGTACCTTATCCCGCAAACCTATATCGCCAGAAGAACAAGCCCGCCGTCAACAACACCGCGACTCATTGGCTGCACGGTGTCGTGTAGTTTTTGAACGAGTACGCCCAAGTTTGATAGAAGAGCATCGCAACTGGTATATTGCGATCGATCCTGACACAGAACAATACATTATCGATCCAACTTTTAATGGAATTGTAAAAAAAGTTGTGGAAGCATATGGTTATGGCAATGAACCAAAACTAACGGCGTTCCGCCTTAACGATACAGGTTATTGTGGCAGAATATGATCGAAGGGCGATTTGGCGATAATCAAGAGTTATTTTTTGAGATTCAGTTTGTTACCGCTAATAATGAATTTTTTTTTGTAGAAGCTTTGTTTGATACTGGATTTACTGATGGTTGGTTAGCCATTAATAAACAAGACTTAGAAGCTTTGGATTGGGCTTTAATGGTTTTGCAATTTGAGATGCAAACAGCACGAGGCTCGGCAAAATTCGATATCTACTCAGGCAAAATTATCATTGATGGTGTAGAGGTTTCTATTCCCGTTCATGTTGGAGAGAATCTTCCTGATACTATTGTAGGTTCTCATTGGCTGGATATTATGCGATTGATTGCTGACAAACCAGCTGGAATATTAACACTTGAGATTGTGTCATCTTAGAGGTCATTTATAAAGTAAATTTTAAATTGCTAAATGTATTGTATTGGTTGGGTATAACGAAATGACACCTAATAATTTGATGAAATGTTAGGGTTTTCAATCATTTGATGAAATGTTGGGTTTTTCAATCATTTGATAAAATGTTGGGTTCTTCAATCATTTGATAAAATGTTGGGTTCTTCAATCATTTGATAAAATGTTGGGTTTCGTTCCTCAACCCAACCTACAGTTGTGGGGCGGGTGTCCTCGCCCGCCCTTTTGTGTAATTCAATGCCTATTTATTTCCTTTCTGGATGAGCTTTTTCTTCTTGTGAGGGAGTACCCATTTGGTTAATTGTGGCAATAAGCTGATACATTCGCCCTAAGTCTCTTTGGTTGAAGTATAAAACAAGGCGGGGTAGGTTAAAGGTTTCATCCTGTGCTTCTTGGGGTAATGCTTGGCTTTTTTCTATCCGTTCCTTAACCAAAATGTCGCTAAACTTAGCATTGAGTTGTTCTACCTCAGCATCAGATAATTCTGACTTAAGACGGATGACTAAGCGATCGCCCACATAACGACTGGAGTGATACACTTGGAAAAAGCCAGTAATTGCGTTACATGCGACATCCAAATCGTCTGTTACCGTGTAAAGACTAGGATCGTCAGGGCTAACCAAACCTTTTTTTACCAGCTGTTCGTTGATGTATTCGCTCCAAGACCGCCAGTAATCGCCCCCTGGAAAGTCAATTAAAACCACTGGTACGGGACCAAACTTTCCTGTCTGACTCAAAGTCATACATTCAAAAGCTTCGTCTTGGGTGCCAAAACCACCAGGAAAGAGGGCAACAGCATCGCTTTCTTTGAGCAGAAATAGCTTGCGAGTGAAAAAATACTTAAAGTGAATGAGTTTTGGATCTCCCTCAATAACTGGGTTTGCTGTTTGCTCAAACGGTAGTTGAATGTTTAGACCAAAAGAATTTTCTCTTCCTGCACCTTCATTCCCGGCTTGCATGATTCCACCACCACCACCCGTCATAACCATGAATCCCAATTCAGAAACACGGCGAGCAAAATCATATGCCATGCGGTATTCCGGGCTTTCTGACGATAAACGCGCCGAACCAAAGATTGTGACTTTCCGAACGTGTCGGTAAGCATAAAAAAGTTCAAAACCACGTTCCATATCAGCTAAGGCAGCTGATAATATTTTCCAATCGAGGCGATCGATTTCACTCTTTGCCAAATGCACTATGGTAGATAGTGCTTGCATAACATACTGCCGATTTTTTGATGTCGGTAAGTGTTCAAATAATTCAGCGAGATCCGCTTGGAGAGAATTTAATGTATCTAACGACTCAGATGACGTCATGAGAAATTTCGCCAAAATGGCTTTATATTTTAGACTAAATTGATGTGGAATAAAAAATAGTTCCTATTTACTTTAGTTTAAAGCTGACAAGTTACGTATAGGGTACAAGCCCCTAAATTGATTGATGGAAAAAAAGAAATAGATTCATTATTCAAATCTCCTACTTTTAAGTATAGAAATTAACTGGTCACTGGTCACTGGTCACTGGTCACTGATTAGTTGATTTTGTCGCAAATTGCAGTATAATATACAGAATTGAAAAAGCGCCTCCAGCTACCATAGTGTCGGCGCTAATATTAAAAAATAATTAACATTACGGAATCAGCCAGTTTTATTGAGAGGTGCAGTGTAATGCTACCTCTCTAGGTTGTTTGCGTAACTTTACTTTATGTTTGAGAACGCGAAGTTCAAAGCAAGCGACCTGTTGTTGCTAGCGCCTTAAAGATATTTCTCCAAAGTGTTAGCCAATGTAGTTTTAGGAACAGCACCGACGACCATATCAACTTTCTGCCCACCCTTAAAAATCATAAGGGTGGGAATGCTGCGGATGCCGTATTGACTGGCAACATTAGGATTTTCATCGGTATTCACTTTGACTACCTTCAATAGATCCCCGTATTGGCTGGCGATCTCATCTACAACAGGGGCAACCATGCGACAGGGTCCGCACCAAGGTGCCCAAAAGTCAACTAGAACAGGAACCTCGCTATCTAGGACTTCCTGTTTGAAGGTAGAGTCTGTAACTTGTGCGGCTGCTGACATGCCTAAAGACCTTTGCCTATCTTATATTTGAGTTTGCTGAAAATTCTACCATAGCAAAAACCTCTGCAATGGAATGTGCTGTGTACTTTTGCTTATAGCAGTAAAACTTCATCTAAAAGCCTCATAAGGAACCGCCCGAACGTTAGTCCGGGCGGAGTGTGGTGTGAGGAGTGAACGGAAACATGCGTCTCCGCTATTTCTATTCTAGGCGACATATGGGATTTTTCCAGATGCAGTTTGAAATTTGGTTGGTGGATAGTGGATAGTGGATAGTGGATAGTGGATAGTGGATACCATTTATAGTACGAATCTACTAACAACTAACAACTATCCAAGATTTATTTACCCATACCCAGTTGCTGGGCTTTCTGATACACTTTACCTTCAGTTAACAGAGAAGGAGCAATGACCACATCTACTTGCTGCATTTCTTTAATATTTTTGGCTCCTAATGTACCCATGCTAGTCTTTAATGCTCCTAAAAGATTGTGAGTCCCATCATCTAATTGTGCGGGTCCTCGGAGAATCTGTTCTAAACTACCAGTATTACCCACTTTGATGCGCGTACCGCGAGGTAGCACTGGGCTGGGTGTCGCCATTCCCCAATGATACCCCCGCCCTGGAGCTTCAGCAGATCTGGCAAAGGGAGAACCAATCATAACTCCATCTGCACCACAGGCAATACATTTACAGATGTCGCCACCAGTGATTAAACCACCATCAGCAATGACAGGTACATATTTGCCTGTTTCCTGATAGTAATCGTCACGGGCAGCCGCACAGTCTGCGACTGCAGTTGCTTGAGGAATACCCACACCCAAAACACCGCGAGAAGTACAAGCAGCACCAGGACCAATTCCCACTAGTACTGCGGCGGCTCCTGCTTTCATCAAATTCAGGGTAACATCGTAAGTGACACAGTTCCCCACAATCACGGGTATTGGCATTTCCTGACAGAATTTAGCCAAGTCTAGTGGAATAATCGAATCAGGAGACAGGTGTGCAGTTGAAACAACTGTTGCTTGCACGAAAAAGAGATCTGCTCCAGCTTGGGCAACAATAGAACCGTATTTGCTAGCCCCCACTGGTGTAGCACTCACAGCTGCAATGCCGCCTTGTTCTTTAATTTCCTTGATTCGTCGTTCTACGAGTTCCGGTTTAATGGGTTCGGCATACAATTCTTGCATTAAAGGAACAAATTCCTCTTTACCAACCGTTGCAATGCGGTCTAAAATTGGCTCTGGATCGGCGTAGCGAGTTTGGATACCTTCCAAATTGAGGACTCCTAATGCTCCTAACTGTGACAAAAGCACAGCCATGCGAACGTCTACTACGCTATCCATTGCACTAGCAATAATTGGGATTTCTCGCTCAAGATTGCCAATGCTCCAACTTGTGTCTGCCAAACTTGGATCGAGTGTTCTCCTACCGGGAACAAGTGCAATTTCATCTATACCGTAGGCTCTGCGAGCTACCTTTCCTCGCCCAATTTGAATATCCACGCTCTTTATGTTCCCAAATCTATTTAAGATAGGGTATCAAAATTACAGGGAAGTTGCAGGGATTTTTCTCTCAGACACTTTTGTAAACTAAATATTACAAGAATATTACAAATCGGAGATCTCGTACCCCATTACACCCCTATTTGAGCCACAATAGATTTGTTATACCATTTTGGATTTTAGATTTTAGATTTTGGATTGAGAAAGTCTTACCTAGACTTAATCTCAACCAATTATCTGTCTGAGTTTTTTCAATTTGGTATTACTATCAACTTATATTTCATTCAGATTAGCAGCCCTTGATCCAGTCTGAAACGTTAGAACTACTCGAATGGTCTCGCCTCTGCCAGCATTTGTCTACCTTCGCAGCGACAAAGTTGGGAGTTATTGCCGCACGTCAAACTATAATTCCTGAGTCTCAAGCCCAAAGCGAGCAGTTACTAGCTCAAACGAAGGAAGTCTATGAACTGGAAAGCCGTCTGAATGCTGGACTCTCATTTGATGGAATTCAAGATATTGGCGATTCTCTAGAACGTGCTGAACTGCAAGGAATTTTGGCAGGGGACGAATTATTAGCTGTTGCCACGACTTTAGCTGGTGCTAGAAATCTACGCCGTGTTATCGACAATCATCCAGATTTGTTGATACTTAATGAACTGGTAGCCGATTTACGAACTTACCCAGAATTAGAGCAAGAAATTCACAGATGTATTGATGAAAGAGGACAAGTTGCTGACCGAGCTAGCCAAAAACTTGATGAAATTCGTACTTCTTTGCGGCAATTACGCGGTCAGATTATTCAAAAATTGCAAAATATTATACAAGCAAAATCTAGTGCCGTTCAAGAACAGGTTATTACACAAAGGAGCGATCGCTTTGTTATCCCTGTAAAAGCACCTCAGAAAGATGCCATACCGGGAATTGTTCACGATACCTCAAGCAGTGGCGCAACATTGTACGTAGAACCAAATTCCGTAGTGCCAATGGGCAACCAACTGCGGCAATTATTGAGGAGAGAACAAGTAGAAGAAGAATCTGTTCGCAGTATTTTAACTCAACAGGTAGCAGAAGTCAAACCAGACTTGGAAAAACTTTTGGCAATTGCAACCACCTTAGACCTCGCTGTTGCCAAATCGCGCTATAGTTTCTGGCTAAAAGCAAATCCTCCCCGGTTTATCAATTTCCAAGAAAAAGACAGCATTACTTTGCGGCAGTTACACCATCCACTTCTGGTGTGGCAGCATCAACACGAACAGGGGTATGCTGTCATTCCCGTTGATTTGTTAATTCAGCCGGAAATTCGGGTAGTGACTATCACAGGACCAAACACTGGAGGTAAAACAGTCACCCTGAAAACCCTGGGTTTAGCAGCATTGATGGCAAAAGTCGGTTTGTTTATACCAGCTCGCGAACCAGTAGAAATACCTTGGTTTCAACAGATACTGGCAGATATTGGTGACGAACAGTCGCTGCAACAAAATTTGTCCACCTTTTCTGGGCATATCCGCCGCATTAGTCGGGTGTTGGAAGCATTGGATACCAATTCCCTAGTCTTACTAGACGAAGTCGGGGCGGGAACAGATCCAGCCGAAGGAAGTGCGTTAGCGATCGCATTGTTACAATATTTGGCAGACAATGCACTGCTGACTATTGCTACCACTCACTTTGGCGAACTGAAAGCTCTGAAATACCAAGACGATCGGTTTGAAAATGCTTCTGTAGAATTTGATGAAAGTACACTTTCACCAACCTACCGTCTTCTTTGGGGAATACCGGGACGCTCTAATGCTTTAGCGATCGCTCAACGCCTAGGATTAAAACAAGAAGTTGTGGAACAAGCAAAAACACAACTTGGAGGAGCGACTGACGAAGTTAACCAAGTCATTGCTGGTTTGGAAGCACAACGCCGCCGTCAGGAAACCAAAGCCGCCCAAGCGCAAGATTTGTTACAGCAAGCAGAACGTTTATACAAAGAAGTCTCTGACAAAGCGCGGAATCTAGAGGAAAGAGAACAGGCATTGCGTGCTTCACAAGAGGTAGCAGTCAAAGAGACAATTGCTCAAGCAAGAGGTGAAATTGCCCAAGTCATTCGCCGCTTGCAGCAAGGAAAGCCGACAGCGCAAGATGCCCAGCAAGCAACAAATGCGTTGAATGAAATTACTGAGAAATACGCAAGCGCACCACCATCAAAACCCAAAGTAGGATTTATTCCTAAAGTAGGCGATCGCATCCGCATACCCAAATTGGGGCAAACAGCAGAAGTATTAACTGCCCCCGATGACGATTCGGAGTTAACTGTCCGCTTTGGGATGATGAAGATGACGGTGAAATTGGAAGACGTGGAATCGCTGGATGGGCAAAAAGCCGAACCAGTCGCTAAACCGAAACCAGCACCAGCACCAACACCAACCCCGCAACCTGCCCCAGCCATTCGTACATCCAAAAATACAGTCGATATACGCGGACGCAGGGTGCCTGATGCGGAAATTATTTTAGATAAAGCCATTTCAGAAGCTAACGGACCGATCTGGATTATTCACGGACATGGGACTGGTAAGTTGCGACAAGGCGTTCATGCCTTTTTGCAACAGCACCGACGAGTCAGCCGTTATGAAGCCGCCGAACAAACTGATGGAGGCACTGGGGTGACAGTTGCTTATGTCCAGTGACCAGTGACCAGTGACCAGTGACCAGTGACCAAGATAAAGTCATATTTTTTACAAAACTTATTACTTTATCTTATGGCTTTGTGAAAACAGATTTTCGTCATAGAGTAAAACAAAGACATTTGCTGTTGTCCAATAGTGATAGAAGCTGTAGCTGTCGTTGCAGCATATCCTGCAAGGAAACCATTCTTAGTCAAAAAAAGTCTGGTTTCAAAATGGGTAACAGCAACAGCCCCTACTAGCCCGATCACCTATGCTGAAAGTTATGCACACTGCCGCCAATTCACCCACCCCAAATTCGCAGTGGGAGGATCTAATCAAGATTGGTGCCCCGAACTCCGTTCACTGGGATAATATCAAAACCCAGCTGGATTTGGTGCTGTTGGCGCTAGAAACTTTAACTGGCATTGGCTCAGAGGCAATGCTACAAGCGGCAGTTCAATTGGATTTAGAGTCAAGAGTGCCAGACCGAGTGGCGTTGTGGCGACTGAGACAGTCAAATCCACTACGTAAAGGTCAAGGAGGGCGAAAAAAACTAGATGTAGAAGAAGCTAGAGCACTTGTTCTCATTATTTGTTACTTAGCAAAACAGCACCAAGAATTGATCCGCCGTGCTGTTGGGCTGTTGGAACAAATGGCGGAAAACAATCGCGAACCACATCAGGCTGCTTTACTGGGAGATTACATTGATGCTTTCTGCAACACCTACCAAGATCGGATGGAGGAAAATGAAACAATCTCCACAGATGAACTAACCCACCTAGCTTTAAAACTTCTTATAGATGTACTTTTTTATAGTAGTCCCGGTGGGCATCGCCGTCTCTGGCTTGCACTTATAGACCGTTCCACAAAATTTGAGATTTAAGATTTGAAAAGTCAAAATCCAAAATCCAAAATCCAAAATTAAAAATAACTTGCTTGCAGTTCCTGCCATGCCTGTATCAAATCCTACAATCCGTCGGTATACACCGCCCACTTGCACTTTAGAAGTGTTGGCGCAAAGCTCGCCCTTGTCAAGGTGGATGGGTAAATCTGTCCTGAAGCAGCTGCGCTTCGAGCTTCGCTTTGACGATCCGCAACTTCCAGACGAAAGGAAAGTTGCCATTAGAGGCGATCGCGAACAACTTGAAGCATTGTGTGTCGCGGTCACAAACTACGTTCAAGAATTCTTACAGATGTCTCCTGAAAGCTTTTGGGCAAATTTCTCATCAACGAGAGATATCAGCCAAGCATCTGATGAAACACTAGTGCCAGATTTTACTAGTTCTTCAACGGCGACTACCACAATCAACCCTTTGAACGATCGAATACCAAGGGGAGATATATACATACAACCAAATAGCCATTTAACACACAGTTTGTTTCTTGGATCTCTAGCAAATCAAATATCTGGTGGAGTTGTTGAGTTAAGTTTACTACAATTGTTCGACTTGGCAACTGCCTTGGATGAGTACTCAACTGATGTCATGGCACTCCCAGACCTCAATTCTCGTTCTAGAGTATCCCCCATACCTGTTTGGGCTCCTGTTGCTGCAGTCTTAGCGATCGGTGTAGGTTTAGCACCCCTAACATGGCAGTATGCAAATAGTCTCCGACAAGAGCAGCAGACGGCTAGAAAATCCGATGCGTCATCACAAACAATTGCTTTACAAGATTCTCCGCCCTCAAATTTGTCATCGCCTCTACCGACACTTAGCCCTTCAAACAATAATTTGTTAGCGCAGCCACTACCAAGCTTTGGCGCTAACTTTCCATTACCTCCATCTACCTCTGCTCCATCAGCCCAAACGTTCCCAGTCTTACCACCCACCCCAGGAGCATCTTCCTCTACTCAGATCCCTTCCATATCACTGGCACCCCCCACATCTACCTTCCCAACTTCTACTCAAGCTTCTCCTAACATTGCGGCTTTGCCCAAGGGCGCTTTACCATCTTCAGGGACATCACTCACTGTACCGAGTACAAAAATTCCCCCTTTTGCCTCCTTTCCACAAAACACTGCATCTTTTAATAAAACCCCCAGCCAAAGAATTACTCTTCAACCAAACGCGAAACAAAGCACCTTAACATCAACCTCTAGGGGTGAAGTTCCTGCTTTGTCACCCGATTTTAAGAATCCACCGAGCATACCCAATTCAGAACTTGGATCTTCTTCGAGTATCCCAGCAATTCCCGCACCTCTGCCCAACATACCTTCTAACTTATCCAGTGCTAGAGGGATAAACTCTACCACAGGGGTTCCGCCACTCAATACCACGACTCCCAGTGATACTGACGCACTCGTTGCTAGATTGCGTCAAGGTCGCACAAAGAACAATGCACCTACAGAGGTAGCAGCTAATAGTACAAACGACACGTTGTTTGATACATTACAGATCTCAGAAGCTAGAGAATTTTTGAAACAGCGATGGGAACCACCTAATGGTTTGAAGCAAGCAATAGAGTACAGTTTACTGGTGGGTGTAGATGGTACTATAGAAAGAATCATGCCTTTAGGAAAGGCAGCAAGGGATTTTGTTGACCGTACTGGAATGCCTCTAATTGGTGAACCTTTTGTCTCTCCCAATAAGAGCGGACAATCTGTTAGAATTCGGGCAGTTTTTAGTCCTGATGGCAAGGTACAAACTTTTCCTGAAAAAGAGTAACTTGACAGCACCAGTTACTGAAGTAACACCATAACAACCACGTATAAAAAACAAGATAAATACAGCACTGAGAAAAAGAAACCCGGTTTCGCACTTATTTACCGGGTTTCTGAATTTGGTTTATCTTAACTGTATTGATTAATAACTAGATTTTTTTCGTTTGAGCTTTTGCTTCTTGCGTCGCTGTTGCGAAGAAGCCTGATCTACCGGATAGCCAATTAGAGGAATCACTTGGTATTTTCGCTCATCCTCTAGCTTTTTGAGTTTTGTGTAATCAACCCAGTGAATGCAATCAACCGGACAAGTATCGATCGCTTCCTGAATTATGTCTTCTGGGTCACCATCTTGACGTATGGCACGAGAACGCCCGTAATCTTCTTCTATGTAAAATGTATTACGGGCAACGTGGGCACAATGCTTGCAGCCGATACAGGTGATTTCGTCAACATAAACCCCCTTTTGCCGCAGCACACCCCCTAATTCTGGTTCAAAACCGGAACGTTCTGGGTTATCTCGTAAAAAACCTCCCAATTCTGGCTCTAAACCAGAACGATTCTCTTCCCCTTGTTCCGGTGAAAGAAAATCGGACATTAAGCACTCCAGCGTTGTACGAGCAGGCGGATCGAACCATCTTCATTCTTTTGCTGTTCGGCAACTTGAAATCCCGCACGAGCCGTTTCTTTAACGACTGTATGGAATGCGTAGCGCTGTGTGACTTGGCGTAGAAACCCTTCCACGGTTAAGTTTTGTTGCCAGTACTGCAAATCAGCAACTAGTTCGTATTCTTGACCATTCCATCTAAAGCCGATGTCATAACCATTATCTTGTTCAATGGTAATTTCGGCGTTGTGCTTTTGACCACGATATCCACGTACTTCACGTGGACCTTGTTTCCAGTCTATTCCCAACTCGGATAAAGCATCTTTTAAAGATTCAAAGTTACGGATTTGGGTTTTAATTTGGCTGAAATGTGACATGGTGTTTATAATTTCAATGAAACTAAACTTTGTATGAAAACTTACCAATCGCTGAAAGCGCTTTGTGTATTTGCTACATTAATTTCCTGTACCTTAGTAGCAAAGTGTTCCGAAGTCGGCTCCTGACTTAGTACCTGTCCCAGCTGAGCCTCTATGGCTTTTGTGATTTCCCCACAGGAAGCACCAACTATGCCAGTGACTTTTTCTTGTACCCGACCGTCTGGATAAATTATGAATTCTAATGTTTCCATGCTTTTAGCCAACCAAAACACTAAGCTTGGACAGTAATGCTGTAGCAAGTAGCTGTCTGGGACAGATTTTTTTCCTTAGCTACAAATTTGCCATTTGTTAACTAA
This genomic interval from Scytonema hofmannii PCC 7110 contains the following:
- a CDS encoding LOG family protein encodes the protein MTSSESLDTLNSLQADLAELFEHLPTSKNRQYVMQALSTIVHLAKSEIDRLDWKILSAALADMERGFELFYAYRHVRKVTIFGSARLSSESPEYRMAYDFARRVSELGFMVMTGGGGGIMQAGNEGAGRENSFGLNIQLPFEQTANPVIEGDPKLIHFKYFFTRKLFLLKESDAVALFPGGFGTQDEAFECMTLSQTGKFGPVPVVLIDFPGGDYWRSWSEYINEQLVKKGLVSPDDPSLYTVTDDLDVACNAITGFFQVYHSSRYVGDRLVIRLKSELSDAEVEQLNAKFSDILVKERIEKSQALPQEAQDETFNLPRLVLYFNQRDLGRMYQLIATINQMGTPSQEEKAHPERK
- the trxA gene encoding thioredoxin: MSAAAQVTDSTFKQEVLDSEVPVLVDFWAPWCGPCRMVAPVVDEIASQYGDLLKVVKVNTDENPNVASQYGIRSIPTLMIFKGGQKVDMVVGAVPKTTLANTLEKYL
- a CDS encoding GuaB3 family IMP dehydrogenase-related protein; translated protein: MDIQIGRGKVARRAYGIDEIALVPGRRTLDPSLADTSWSIGNLEREIPIIASAMDSVVDVRMAVLLSQLGALGVLNLEGIQTRYADPEPILDRIATVGKEEFVPLMQELYAEPIKPELVERRIKEIKEQGGIAAVSATPVGASKYGSIVAQAGADLFFVQATVVSTAHLSPDSIIPLDLAKFCQEMPIPVIVGNCVTYDVTLNLMKAGAAAVLVGIGPGAACTSRGVLGVGIPQATAVADCAAARDDYYQETGKYVPVIADGGLITGGDICKCIACGADGVMIGSPFARSAEAPGRGYHWGMATPSPVLPRGTRIKVGNTGSLEQILRGPAQLDDGTHNLLGALKTSMGTLGAKNIKEMQQVDVVIAPSLLTEGKVYQKAQQLGMGK
- a CDS encoding endonuclease MutS2 yields the protein MIQSETLELLEWSRLCQHLSTFAATKLGVIAARQTIIPESQAQSEQLLAQTKEVYELESRLNAGLSFDGIQDIGDSLERAELQGILAGDELLAVATTLAGARNLRRVIDNHPDLLILNELVADLRTYPELEQEIHRCIDERGQVADRASQKLDEIRTSLRQLRGQIIQKLQNIIQAKSSAVQEQVITQRSDRFVIPVKAPQKDAIPGIVHDTSSSGATLYVEPNSVVPMGNQLRQLLRREQVEEESVRSILTQQVAEVKPDLEKLLAIATTLDLAVAKSRYSFWLKANPPRFINFQEKDSITLRQLHHPLLVWQHQHEQGYAVIPVDLLIQPEIRVVTITGPNTGGKTVTLKTLGLAALMAKVGLFIPAREPVEIPWFQQILADIGDEQSLQQNLSTFSGHIRRISRVLEALDTNSLVLLDEVGAGTDPAEGSALAIALLQYLADNALLTIATTHFGELKALKYQDDRFENASVEFDESTLSPTYRLLWGIPGRSNALAIAQRLGLKQEVVEQAKTQLGGATDEVNQVIAGLEAQRRRQETKAAQAQDLLQQAERLYKEVSDKARNLEEREQALRASQEVAVKETIAQARGEIAQVIRRLQQGKPTAQDAQQATNALNEITEKYASAPPSKPKVGFIPKVGDRIRIPKLGQTAEVLTAPDDDSELTVRFGMMKMTVKLEDVESLDGQKAEPVAKPKPAPAPTPTPQPAPAIRTSKNTVDIRGRRVPDAEIILDKAISEANGPIWIIHGHGTGKLRQGVHAFLQQHRRVSRYEAAEQTDGGTGVTVAYVQ
- a CDS encoding DUF3038 domain-containing protein — protein: MLKVMHTAANSPTPNSQWEDLIKIGAPNSVHWDNIKTQLDLVLLALETLTGIGSEAMLQAAVQLDLESRVPDRVALWRLRQSNPLRKGQGGRKKLDVEEARALVLIICYLAKQHQELIRRAVGLLEQMAENNREPHQAALLGDYIDAFCNTYQDRMEENETISTDELTHLALKLLIDVLFYSSPGGHRRLWLALIDRSTKFEI
- a CDS encoding DUF4335 domain-containing protein — protein: MPVSNPTIRRYTPPTCTLEVLAQSSPLSRWMGKSVLKQLRFELRFDDPQLPDERKVAIRGDREQLEALCVAVTNYVQEFLQMSPESFWANFSSTRDISQASDETLVPDFTSSSTATTTINPLNDRIPRGDIYIQPNSHLTHSLFLGSLANQISGGVVELSLLQLFDLATALDEYSTDVMALPDLNSRSRVSPIPVWAPVAAVLAIGVGLAPLTWQYANSLRQEQQTARKSDASSQTIALQDSPPSNLSSPLPTLSPSNNNLLAQPLPSFGANFPLPPSTSAPSAQTFPVLPPTPGASSSTQIPSISLAPPTSTFPTSTQASPNIAALPKGALPSSGTSLTVPSTKIPPFASFPQNTASFNKTPSQRITLQPNAKQSTLTSTSRGEVPALSPDFKNPPSIPNSELGSSSSIPAIPAPLPNIPSNLSSARGINSTTGVPPLNTTTPSDTDALVARLRQGRTKNNAPTEVAANSTNDTLFDTLQISEAREFLKQRWEPPNGLKQAIEYSLLVGVDGTIERIMPLGKAARDFVDRTGMPLIGEPFVSPNKSGQSVRIRAVFSPDGKVQTFPEKE
- a CDS encoding ferredoxin; translated protein: MSDFLSPEQGEENRSGLEPELGGFLRDNPERSGFEPELGGVLRQKGVYVDEITCIGCKHCAHVARNTFYIEEDYGRSRAIRQDGDPEDIIQEAIDTCPVDCIHWVDYTKLKKLEDERKYQVIPLIGYPVDQASSQQRRKKQKLKRKKSSY
- a CDS encoding DUF1257 domain-containing protein: MSHFSQIKTQIRNFESLKDALSELGIDWKQGPREVRGYRGQKHNAEITIEQDNGYDIGFRWNGQEYELVADLQYWQQNLTVEGFLRQVTQRYAFHTVVKETARAGFQVAEQQKNEDGSIRLLVQRWSA
- a CDS encoding DUF2997 domain-containing protein → METLEFIIYPDGRVQEKVTGIVGASCGEITKAIEAQLGQVLSQEPTSEHFATKVQEINVANTQSAFSDW